CTAGGTTTTAAATTATGCTGGGTAAGGCTTAATTCGGCATCTCGTGCCTCGTTAACAATTTGACGCGCTTTTTCATAATAGGTTTTGCCTGCCTCAGTTAAGCGCAAACTGCGCGTAGTACGTTGAATGAGCCTAACGCCTAACCGCGCTTCAAGGCGAGAAATGCTTTTGCTAATATGTGAGACTGCGTGACCAAGTTCATTGGCGGCACCACTAAAGCTACCTGATTCAATAACCTGTACAAAAATGCTTAAGCCTTCCAAACTGTCGTGTCGTTGAGCCATTATTATTCTCGTATGGAAAATGTATTTTGCTATTTTAGCTATTTACCGCAAAAAAAGAAAGATATAAACTAATACAAAAGTTATACAGGAGGGTATAATCATGTTACAAATAAGATACTCGAGCGATAGGGGTTATGTTGAACAAGATTGGTTGAAGTCTTATCACACCTTTTCGTTTGGCAGCTATTTTGATCGCAAGCACATGAATTTTAGAAGCTTGCGCGTCATGAACGAGGACTGGGTTGCGCCTAATTCTGGATTTCCAACCCATCCTCACGACAACATGGAAATTATCACTTATGTGATCGAGGGTCGTTTAGCGCACCGGGACAGCATGGGTAACCAAGAACAAATTACTCACGGCGAAATTCAATGTATGAGTGCCGGAACGGGTATAACTCATAGTGAATTTAATCCAGATGATAAAGACACTACCCATCTGTATCAAATCTGGTTAGTCCCGGCGGAAAAAAACATAAAACCGAGTTACCAGCAGATTCGTTATGACCAAGCGCTATCCGGTCAGCTAACTTTATTGGCTAGTCAACAGCCGAGAGATGGCGCGGTATTTATTAACCAGGATGTTGACCTTTACCGAGCTGAGCTAACAAAAGGCGATGCGTTAAATTTTGATATTCGACCCGGTCGTGGCGTTTGGCTACAAACTGTTCGAGGCGCACTCGTCGTAAACGGTAAAGCTATCCAAACGGGGGATGCCCTAATTGTTGAGGATGAATCGCAGCTTGTGATTACCGCGCAAGATGCCAGTGAATTTTTGTTATTTGATTTAGTTTAAAACTTTTACTTTAAAACATACTATTTAGGAGCAAGCGATGAAATTTGTAGGCATTAGCGGCAGTCTTCGTGCCGCTTCAACGAACACTGCGTTATTACGCGCGACCCAAGAGCTCTTGCCAGAAGGTGTTAATATGGATTTGGTGACCCTAAACGCCCTGCCCATGCTTAACCCGGATGACCTGGCTAATGGTTTTCCGGATCTGGTAAATCAGTTAGCGGCGCAAGCAAAAGCCGCAGATGCCTTGATTTTAGCCACGCCCGAGTATAACTATTCAATTAGTGCGGCATTAAAAAACTATATTGACTGGTTGTCGATTTATCCTGATGCGCCCTTTAAGCAAAAGCCGATTGCGATTATGAGCTCTAGCCCAGGTATCTTTGGTGGCGCACGTGCCCAATATCATTTACGTCAAATGTTTATTTATGCGGATGCGAAAGTATTGAATGGACCAGAAATCATGGTCGGGCTAAGTGGTGAGAAAATCACCGAACAGGGCGAATTAGTGGATTCGGCTTCACGTGATCTGATCAAACAGCAAATGGAAGCCTTAGCGAAGCTTGCCAGCTAAACATATTTGCGCTGAAACTCGGTGACCTTTTGCATATAGCGCCGAGTTTCAGCAAAAGGTAAATGGCGCACCAAATGTTGGTAAACCTGCTGCGGTTGCATACGATTAATTTGCTCAAAGGCGCGACTGCGGTCATTGTCAAACGTGCGTAATACATTTCCCGATCCGGTGTTATAGCCGGCTATCACACAATATTCTCGACTCTGCGGATTATTAACTCTGACCAAATAACGGGTATCCAAAATCGATAAATACCCTACACCCATCTGAATATTATTATCAGGAACAAATAGGTAGTTACGGGTTGGTGTGCCGGGGCGTTTGTAAATTAATTCGTGGGCATCACGCCCCGCTGTGGTCGGAACAATTTGCATTAAACCATAGGCTGGAATATGGCTCATAGCGTAGGGGTTAAAGCTGCTTTCTGCTTCCATAATCGCATAGATCAAATCGGGGCGGATACTATAGGTGCGACTGTAACGACGCACAGAATCGGCAAACTTGGTTTGTTGTTGACGATCGAGTTGATCTGAAAGAGCAAACTCAACAAAGTAGCGACGCGGTTGTCCACGGCTGTTTAGCGTTTGACGTTGGTTAGTCACTAAATGTTGCGCATATTGCGTCGCCCGCCATTCAAATTGAACGAACTGGCCCTGATGATCACGAACCAACCGATACAAGAACGGCTGACCACCGCCTTGAATCGGTTGGTCGGTGAGTAAATCCACCTGGTCGGGTCTATCCGGGGTCAATAGAGTGGTTACAATCGCTCGTTGCAACAGCGCTCGATCCTCACTCAGACTTTCTACCCGAACCAAGCGGGTTTCAAAATTGACAATGGCCCGTGTTTCAAAATCATTACTGTACTTAACAAATTCTTGCGGGCTAGCGGTTTTCTCATCCCC
This Thiomicrospira cyclica ALM1 DNA region includes the following protein-coding sequences:
- a CDS encoding pirin family protein, which produces MLQIRYSSDRGYVEQDWLKSYHTFSFGSYFDRKHMNFRSLRVMNEDWVAPNSGFPTHPHDNMEIITYVIEGRLAHRDSMGNQEQITHGEIQCMSAGTGITHSEFNPDDKDTTHLYQIWLVPAEKNIKPSYQQIRYDQALSGQLTLLASQQPRDGAVFINQDVDLYRAELTKGDALNFDIRPGRGVWLQTVRGALVVNGKAIQTGDALIVEDESQLVITAQDASEFLLFDLV
- a CDS encoding NADPH-dependent FMN reductase; its protein translation is MKFVGISGSLRAASTNTALLRATQELLPEGVNMDLVTLNALPMLNPDDLANGFPDLVNQLAAQAKAADALILATPEYNYSISAALKNYIDWLSIYPDAPFKQKPIAIMSSSPGIFGGARAQYHLRQMFIYADAKVLNGPEIMVGLSGEKITEQGELVDSASRDLIKQQMEALAKLAS
- a CDS encoding murein transglycosylase domain-containing protein — translated: MKRRQFIKHFSRLGWLSAAGLVVTGCSPNEVRQSIQVGRNLSEGRIDQAIASQIPVSGVPEIDRLVRNQLQELASFLARKWGDEKTASPQEFVKYSNDFETRAIVNFETRLVRVESLSEDRALLQRAIVTTLLTPDRPDQVDLLTDQPIQGGGQPFLYRLVRDHQGQFVQFEWRATQYAQHLVTNQRQTLNSRGQPRRYFVEFALSDQLDRQQQTKFADSVRRYSRTYSIRPDLIYAIMEAESSFNPYAMSHIPAYGLMQIVPTTAGRDAHELIYKRPGTPTRNYLFVPDNNIQMGVGYLSILDTRYLVRVNNPQSREYCVIAGYNTGSGNVLRTFDNDRSRAFEQINRMQPQQVYQHLVRHLPFAETRRYMQKVTEFQRKYV